CGCACACCGTCGTCTCACCCGGACTCGCACGCGAACTGTTCTACGTCGCCATGACCCGCGGCCGACACGGGAACACCTGCTACGTGGACCTTCCGGATCCAGAAGAAGAGCACGCACCCGACGAGTGGGGCATGGTCCGCAAGATCCTTCCCGAAGATGCGATGGCCGTTCTGAAAGGTGTCCTTGGCAATCAGGCACACGAGATGACCGCCCACGAAGTCCGCGACGCCGAGCACGGCTACGCCAACGACTTCGCCCGCATGGTCTTCGAATACGACTATGCCGGATCCTCCGAAAAGACCTCCACCATGCTCGACTGGCTGGACGCCAACCTCAGTCCGGAACGGAAAGAAGAGATCACCACGGACAGGCTCTTCGCCGCCCTCGTCTGCGCCGGCCCGCCCCTCAACAGTGCCAACCCGGAAGACGCAAGTGTTGAGGAAATGCTCAAGGCCGCCACAACGGAATCCGCCACCGATTCCCCCAGATCCGACGTCGGCGTCGTCACCGCAGCCTTCGCACCGGCAACAGCCGAAGGCCGGCGCATCCAACAGCTTCTACAGGACAAAATCAGCGCCCGCCTGGATCAGCTCATCCCTCCACTGGCAGGGGATGACTCCCCCGACTGGGTCAACGAACTGCGCGAGGAACACCAAGAGACTGAAAACTTCCCAGCAACCGTGCGTGCCGTCACGGCCTGGCGGGAAGTATCCGGCCAACAGGACGCCGAAACACCATGGGGAACACCACCTAAATCCACAGACAAAACCATGACCGACTACTACGAACGGGCCAGAAAGCACCTCCCTCCCCGCCCCATGAACGCCCGCAGCGCCGAACCCGAGGACGTCTGGGCGAACGTCTCCTTCGCTGAGGACGACGAACGTCTCAGGTTCGCCGAACAGCTCACGGAAGAGTTCGAGAACCTGGGCACGCTGGAGACAATACCGGTCGACTGGGATCGCACACCTACCCCTGGTCCGGACGAAATTCAACCTGCCGACATCGACGCGGCATGGGAACTCTAGCCAACATTTCTCGATGGGTGTCATGACATCTACCAAGGTGTCATGACACCCAGTAGACTGGGCCAAACGCAACGAATCGGGAGCAGATCATGTCAGCCGGAACAACGCGGCGAACAGTCCGTGTCGAGGATCCCTTATGGGAAGCAGCGCATGGCAAGGCCACCAGGGAGGGACTACGGTCTCCGAGCGGGTCCGTGCAAGTCTGAGGGAGTACGTCCATGGCGCTGCGCCGGAAAGACGTACCATTGCCGATTCCCTGGTCTACCTGGTTCCCGACAAATTGGAGGACCTACAAGGACCCGCCTTCGGGACTGTGGAGCTGCCAATCCACCTCGACTGGGGCCCGGAACGGCACTACAACATTGACGACGACGCCAGCTGCTCAGCCCTCTACCAGCTGACACTTCAGAACTCTGGATCAGTCGAAGAAATCTGCAGGATCGTCAATGCCGAACGGCTCGCCAAACTCTGGTCGACGATGCTCCTGCCGACCCGCTGCAGAGGCGCCTGGGAAGCAGTCTTCCCGGAGCTCCCCGCATACACCGAAGCCAAGGAGCACCCCTCGTGGACCAATCTCAGCGAATAGCCGCCAAGACCGCCTTGGACGTCCTGGCGGCTGACGGCTTCCTCCTCGCGGGTGGGCAGGCACTGGCAGAACACGGCATCAGCTCACGCCCATCCGAAGACATCGACCTCTTCGCACTGCACCGCCGGCACACGCCGGCCACGTTCGCTGCTTCGGTGCGGAAAATGACTGCAGCGCTCGAATCCGTAGGCTACACGGTCGAGATAACGCGCCAATATGATGAATTCGCCAGCGTCACCGTGGGCCGTGATGATGACGCCGTTGTTATCGACCTTGGCCTGGACTGGTGGGAGAACTCCCCGGCAATTATCGACGTCGGACCGGTACTCTCCCTGAAAGACTCGGTTGCTTCCAAACTGCTCGCGGTCTACTCCCGCGGCTACGCCCGGGACTACCTCGACGCGTACTCGATCATTGCCAGCGGGCGATTCACGCACAAGCAGCTCATCACACTGTGCCAGCGACGGGACCCGAACGTTGACCTGCCGCTACTGGCCACTTCCATGGCCCGCTACCGAACCCTGTCCACCACCGACTACACCAGATATGGGTTGCCTCAGGACGAGCTCCCCAAACTCAGCTCCACCCTCCTGGACTTCGCCAGGACCATACACCGAAGCAGTGCAAGCGCCGCCGAGTCCGTGGAACCCGTTGATCTCATCGGCCCGGAAGCGCCGGTCCAGGAATCGCCCTGTAACTCAGGGTCCGGCCCGGACTTCCCATGGCTGGCGGCTCAAAGCCGATAAAGGGCCTTGGTCTGTTCCACGAGCTCGTTGCATCAAGAGCTCCCATAGCCTGACCAGTCAGGGACATTCGTGGGCAGAATCTGGCCAGACATGACCCGCACCGCGTTGCCCTTTCAGTCAGTCAGAAATGTGTTTTTCGACGGGTCCGGCCAGCCGAAGCTGGCCGGACCCGTCGTTTGGCTACAGCGACGGGTGTTGATTCGTCGTTCCTGTCAGCAGTGGATCCAGCGTGTCCAGTCCCGGACCAAGCCCCAGGGGCTTTGCCGCCACAGTGGGCACCGCGGTGGTCCCGGGCGTCATTGTCGTGACCTCCGGCCTGTAGCCGTAGTCTTCACCTTGCCTGACTTGGACAGGTCCACGGCGGGTCTCTATGGTCAGTTCGTACTCCCCACCATTGCGATCCTCGACCGCCGTTAGTGTCCCACTGGCAGTGATAATCTCCCGCATCCTGGCGCCAGTACCGTTCGGGCGTATGCCGGTGGCTGACACCTTCTCGCCCTGACGGACGTCGTTGACATGTTGAATGCGGAACCGTGGAGCCGAGAAGCCGGTTTCGCGGATGGTCCCGGCCTCGTGGACGGGGACCGTTTCCGTGGCGGTAGCCTCGACCCATACCCTCCTGCTCTGTTCGCGTTCCAGCAGGACATAGCGCAGCTGCTCAACCGGTCCCCTTTCCACCGCAAGGACCTTGACGCCGTCGTAGCGTTGCCGCTGGTAGGACTTCAAATCAGCCAAGGTGATCTCCTTGCCGCTGACACTGACGCGCTGGCCGGGGACCAGGTCCTGGACGCGCCTGCCTGTCTTCCGGTCAAGGTCACCGGAAACCCCTGGCGGCAGCACCGCGCCGATCTCCACATTCCACCGTTCTGCCTCCTCCAGAGACACCAGTTCAAGAGCTCCTGACTCATGACTGATGTCGAACCTGTGGGCTCGTTCGCCGATACTGACTTGAACCGGTGTGCGGTGCGTGGAACGTCCCTCCCGGACTTCCGCGATCATTTCCGGGAACTCGGAGACCGCCTCATGCATCCCTAAGCCGTCTACACCGTGGATCACGGCCTTGCCCGGGCTGAGCCGGATCCGGTCTCCTTCCTTGAGCAGAGCCATTCGCCGGCTGGGACCGGGATCCTGGATATCGAAGCTGACTCCAGCCTTGGCGGCCGCGCTGATAAGATTCATGACTTTGGTGTCACGGGTCCCAGGTTTCCAGGTGCTGTTCAAGTACCAGAGTTCCTGCCGGCGGGAGAACTTGAAGCCGGACTCCTTCAACAGACCATGCAGGGATGCCTCGTCCCGGCCGACGTTCCGCACGTTGCTGCCCTCAGCTGTGTGTTCCAGGATGGGCACCTCCCCGAGGACCGCTGCCGGACCCTGCATGTCGACGCCGTCTCCGTGGGAGGGCTCAGGCGCTACGGTTTCCGGTACCAGCGCAGCTGGTGCCTTGCCCAGCTGCACCGTTCCGACCATGACGTGTTCATTGAGGAACGCGCTGGCCTCAACGATGGTGTCTTCAGCCGCGGGACTCGGCCCCGGTACGGAGACAGGGGCTGAATCCAGATCCAGCCCTGTGAAGTCAACCGGTGTCTCTGGGAGTTCCCCCGTCCACATCAGCAAGGGAGTGCTTTCCGACGCCGCCCACCTGGTCCTTGTCCCGCCCGGTTCCTCCAGGACCAGAACCATGGTCCCCGAGCCGTACCTGTCCCGGGAAGGAACCTTTCGGACGTCGATGACCCTGCCGATCACAGGCTGGAGGCCCTGCCAGCTCGTGACGGATCCTTTGGTAGCGCGGAGCCGGACCCACTGCCAATGGTGTTCGTTGCGGAGCATGCTTGCGCTGATCGAGGTGACTTGGCCGGGCGCTTGCAAGGTTGCCCGTTCCAGATCGGTCAGTGCCCCGTATCGGCGGGCGTGGATGGTGACCTTCTGGTCGGAGCGCCGCCGGCAGGTGCCCTTCTCGCCGTCATCGAACCGGTACTTCAGATCGATCATGGTCCCAGCGCTGGCGGCCGTGACGGTTACGTTGTCCCGGCGTGCCTGGTTTCTGTCCAATTCATGGGCCGGGACGACGTCGCCGGCGCGCAGGTCATCGACGGTGTTCCCGTATCCGTCGGGAAACAGCGACTGTTCCTCGTCCAGCGTCAGAATCCTTCCTTGCTGGTAGGCCACCACGCGCGGTTCGTAGTAGCCGGCTGTTTCGCGGATGCTGCCCGTTACAGGGTCAATGAAGGACCCGCTCTGGTAGAAGCTGGGCGAGGTAGCAGTGTCACCCCGGAGCCCCAGCCCGTCAACGTCTTCCAGGAGAACGTCACCGGGCAGGAACTGGTCTATCTGGACGAAAGCCGCCTCTTGTTCCTTACGCTCTTGCGCGGCCGCGGCCGCAGCTGGATCCACGACGCCGTGCCGTAGGACCGGAGAGCCGCTGCCACCTGACCATTGGTTGTAGTTGAAGTTGTGCCTGACCCCCGGTCATCGGTGACAACCCAGTCCGTGGACCGGACCTCGATGGTCCCTGTGACCATGACCGTGTTCCCGGCAGGCATGCCGTTGGAAGGATCCCGGGCCGGCCGCTGCAACGTGACTCGCTCCCCCGTTTTGACGTCTCGATCGCTGACTGCCACGGCGTCCGTTTCCGGGACCTTCAGGAAGACCCGCTCGAACGGCGTTAGCGCTGCCTGGGTCCGGCTGACCAGCTCGACGGACGCGTGCGGGCTCAGATCCACCGGTTCCAACGCCTCGTCGCTTTCGGCCAGCTGGTGCACGACAGCCTTTTCGTACCTGACCACGGACTCGACCCGGAAGAGCGCCTGCCCACGGCCGTGCAAACCCGTTACCACGTCGCCACCACGCAGGTCACTGGCCGAGACCTTGCGCGGGTCCGTGACGAACAAGGCAAGGGTCTCTCCCATCACCGGAGGAATATCGGGTTCGGCGTCTTCGCTGTCCTGGCTCAGGCCCATGTCGTTTATGAGGTCAGTGATCTTCCGCTGCACCGACGCGAGCTCGGTTGCATGGTCGAAGGACCGCGTGAGGGTTTCCTGCAGCGAGGGTATGGCGGACTGATGGGCCGCTTGTTTGCGGATCAAGTCATCACGAATGGCGGCCGTCGCCGCGGCCGTGTTCTCCAGACGTCGGATCATGCCCAAGGGGTCGGACTTGATCGCTGAATCCCAATCGAGTTGGACCTTCGCGACGTCGGAACCTCCGATCCGAAGTTCCAGGCCCCGGTGATAGCGGCCTTCAACGTTCAGGCCTCCCACCGCGCCAAGGGCCTGGTACGGTCCTGCTCCTGTCGGCAGTGGCTGGATCGTGGAGACGACCAGTCTCTGCAGGGCGATTCCTGCGTCAATCCGATCAGGGTGGTTGGTGCCGTCGACGCTCATCCTGAACGCGTCGCCGGTGGTGCTTCGGTAGGCGGCCGCCGCTGCTGTAATAGTGGGCAGATCCTGGACGATGCCGGCCAGTGCCGACTGGGTGATCGCCAGCTCGCCCTTGCTGCGACGCTGGGCGTCCGTAAAGGACCGGTGCAGGGACTGGAGCCGGGATTCTTCCATCTGCAGGCTTGCCAGCTGCTCGAGACGGGGATCTCCGGACAGCGCGGCCGCCGCCTGGCCGGCCGAGAGTTCAAGGTCTCCGAATCCGTCATCCATGGTCCTGCCCTGGACGTCTCCACGTTTGAGCTGGTTGATGAATTTCGCTTTCCTTGCCACCATGTCCCACATGTAGACGTCGAAGGTTTCGGCCGTCGCGTAGGAGTGGATGCTCACCTGGTCGTTTTGGTTGCCCTGCCGCAGGACCCGGCCTTCGCGTTGTTCCAAGTCCGCCGGCCGCCAGGGAACGTCCACGTGGTGCAGGGCCACAGCGCGGGCTTGGATGTTGGTGCCGGTGCCCATTTTTTCTGTTGAGCCGATGAGCACGTTGACCCGCCCGTCCCGGCATTTCGCGAAGAGTTCCTTCCGGGCATCATCGGTCCGCGCATCATGGATGAACGCGATGGATTCCCGGTCCATGCCGAGTCCTACGAGCTCGTTGCTGATGGCGTCGTACATGCTGAACCGGCCGTTCGTGTTGGGCACCGCCCTGTCGCAGAACAGCAGCTGCAGGCCACCGGGAGTGTCCGAGGCCGCCCCGCCGGGAAGTGTGTAGGCGCGGTCCTTGGTTCCTTGATGTATTTCCCAAACCTGCGCGGCGACCTGAACAGGACGGCCGCCGTCGGGATCTGCAGGCAGATGCTTCAGCCGCGGGTCCAGCGCGACCATGCGCCCGTCGTTGGTGATCTTGGGCATGTTGTCCTCTTTCGGGTCAACCCCGGAAAGATTCTTTGCCCGCTCCCCCAGCTCTTTGACGTACTCGGTGACGGCCTCGGAAGGCTGACGTTTGGCGAGCTGGCGGTCTTTGCCCTCCAGTACCGGGAGCTTCTCTGTGATGTCCGAAACGGTCACGACGTCGGAGAACTGATTGGTGATCTTCAGCAGTTCGGGCAGATTGATGTACTTGTTGATCCGCTCAACTTGGTCATATCCGCCACCTGCCGGGGAGATCCGCAGCACGGTGGAACGCTCCGTGAACTGGTTGGCCCAGGCATTGACCTCCTGGAGCCCGGCGAGGTCCAGCAGCTCCGGACGCAGGTAGTGCTGCATGACCCACATCTCGGACATCGAGTTTGCCACCGGGGTGCCGGTAGCGAAGGTGGCCACGGCCGGCAAATACCCCTCACGGAAGTACCCGCCTTGTACCGCGTCCTGCATCTTTGTCTCCCGCAACGACCGGAGCTTGAAGTCAAGATCAGAGGCCCGGTCGGAACCGGTGCAGGCCAACTCATAGGAATCAGACTGGCGGAAGAGGTTCTTGTAGTGGTGCGCTTCGTCCACAAAAAGGTAGTCGATGCCCGTCTCCTCGAAGGTAACGCCGACGTCCTTGCCCGTGGTGATCCTCGCATGGCGTTCTTCGAGGCGTTTAATGGCCCGTTCAACGGCCTTGATCCGCGCCTTCTCGTCACCGCCCATTTCTGCCCTGGCTTGCCTCAGCTCGCTGATTTGCTCGTCGAGCCAGTCCTGCGTTTTCGCAGGGTCCACTTGGATCCTTGAAAAGACTGTTTGGGGGATCACCACGGCGTCCCAGTCACCGGTTGCTGCAGCCGCGACCCAGAAGGCTCGGTCCTCGGATTTGATGCCCGTTGGTACCGACAACACGTTAGCCGTCGGGTACCAGTCCACAAACTCCCGGCTCACCTGGTCTACCAGGTGGTTCGGGACGACAATGGCAGGCTTATTCGCGATGCCTGTCCGTCGCAGCTCCAGGGCTGCCATGACCATCGTGCCGGTCTTCCCTGCGCCAACAACATGATCGAGCAGGACGGCGGGTTCGTTGAGGATCCTCGCCACAGCTGCCCGCTGATAATGGTGCGGGGTGTAGTCGCCGTTCAGCCCGGGGAAGCTCAGTGCCTCCCCGGCGGCGGCGTAGTCGGGGAAGCCTGGGAATTGAACATTCTGTTGTAGGTGGCTGTGATCCGTTCCGCCCGTGCGGCGTCCTGGAACAGCCAGCTACCGAAGTCCTCGGTGATCTTCGCTGCCTTGTCCCTGGCTTCCAGGGTGGCCTTTACGTCCTTGACCTGGCGCTCAGATCCGTGTTCGTCCGTGATTGTGCGCCGGATGACGATTGTGCGGTTGTTCATCAGCGACTGGAGCAGAGTCAGAGGTGTCCGGTCCGAGGTGGCGTAGGAGAACCGCACTTCTGGGGAGAAACGGGGGGAACCGTTTGCTGACCGCAGCTCCCAGGATGCGTCTA
This portion of the Pseudarthrobacter psychrotolerans genome encodes:
- a CDS encoding helicase C-terminal domain-containing protein: MTTIRPDGSVTATRTDTGALIELDPDYLHASVELGYACTSHRSQGVTVDSAHTVVSPGLARELFYVAMTRGRHGNTCYVDLPDPEEEHAPDEWGMVRKILPEDAMAVLKGVLGNQAHEMTAHEVRDAEHGYANDFARMVFEYDYAGSSEKTSTMLDWLDANLSPERKEEITTDRLFAALVCAGPPLNSANPEDASVEEMLKAATTESATDSPRSDVGVVTAAFAPATAEGRRIQQLLQDKISARLDQLIPPLAGDDSPDWVNELREEHQETENFPATVRAVTAWREVSGQQDAETPWGTPPKSTDKTMTDYYERARKHLPPRPMNARSAEPEDVWANVSFAEDDERLRFAEQLTEEFENLGTLETIPVDWDRTPTPGPDEIQPADIDAAWEL
- a CDS encoding nucleotidyl transferase AbiEii/AbiGii toxin family protein; protein product: MDQSQRIAAKTALDVLAADGFLLAGGQALAEHGISSRPSEDIDLFALHRRHTPATFAASVRKMTAALESVGYTVEITRQYDEFASVTVGRDDDAVVIDLGLDWWENSPAIIDVGPVLSLKDSVASKLLAVYSRGYARDYLDAYSIIASGRFTHKQLITLCQRRDPNVDLPLLATSMARYRTLSTTDYTRYGLPQDELPKLSSTLLDFARTIHRSSASAAESVEPVDLIGPEAPVQESPCNSGSGPDFPWLAAQSR
- a CDS encoding helicase-related protein; the encoded protein is MAVPGRRTGGTDHSHLQQNVQFPGFPDYAAAGEALSFPGLNGDYTPHHYQRAAVARILNEPAVLLDHVVGAGKTGTMVMAALELRRTGIANKPAIVVPNHLVDQVSREFVDWYPTANVLSVPTGIKSEDRAFWVAAAATGDWDAVVIPQTVFSRIQVDPAKTQDWLDEQISELRQARAEMGGDEKARIKAVERAIKRLEERHARITTGKDVGVTFEETGIDYLFVDEAHHYKNLFRQSDSYELACTGSDRASDLDFKLRSLRETKMQDAVQGGYFREGYLPAVATFATGTPVANSMSEMWVMQHYLRPELLDLAGLQEVNAWANQFTERSTVLRISPAGGGYDQVERINKYINLPELLKITNQFSDVVTVSDITEKLPVLEGKDRQLAKRQPSEAVTEYVKELGERAKNLSGVDPKEDNMPKITNDGRMVALDPRLKHLPADPDGGRPVQVAAQVWEIHQGTKDRAYTLPGGAASDTPGGLQLLFCDRAVPNTNGRFSMYDAISNELVGLGMDRESIAFIHDARTDDARKELFAKCRDGRVNVLIGSTEKMGTGTNIQARAVALHHVDVPWRPADLEQREGRVLRQGNQNDQVSIHSYATAETFDVYMWDMVARKAKFINQLKRGDVQGRTMDDGFGDLELSAGQAAAALSGDPRLEQLASLQMEESRLQSLHRSFTDAQRRSKGELAITQSALAGIVQDLPTITAAAAAYRSTTGDAFRMSVDGTNHPDRIDAGIALQRLVVSTIQPLPTGAGPYQALGAVGGLNVEGRYHRGLELRIGGSDVAKVQLDWDSAIKSDPLGMIRRLENTAAATAAIRDDLIRKQAAHQSAIPSLQETLTRSFDHATELASVQRKITDLINDMGLSQDSEDAEPDIPPVMGETLALFVTDPRKVSASDLRGGDVVTGLHGRGQALFRVESVVRYEKAVVHQLAESDEALEPVDLSPHASVELVSRTQAALTPFERVFLKVPETDAVAVSDRDVKTGERVTLQRPARDPSNGMPAGNTVMVTGTIEVRSTDWVVTDDRGSGTTSTTTNGQVAAALRSYGTASWIQLRPRPRKSVRNKRRLSSR